A window of the Cystobacter fuscus genome harbors these coding sequences:
- a CDS encoding PilZ domain-containing protein — MSVPIRDVLVVHPNAGRRAALASALPWHRVVTVESKLEAADQMANAAPSLIIAPPDDARLFLRQVAHAAPNALRVFVCSKSDPVGLAELMRSAAEGHVFSVLDEGLSGPELGRTLSHLLQHYGSANLALPSASYTVHFLMDERPFVARCLQIGNFGASLLLSGDHTPSAFPPNAALEVLRIERAGHLVFQTPWAHVQRAQQIQDPFGSQLQLDLSWATATYPPPPVPGVTMEEPAEVAATLRKALRREAVMWLQRANDSSLQLCLESPSMKAVEGGGVLEGQSSGLLEALIGDELDLFFEMGGQSYSGVCVLLARSADGVMAVGMPRSLVIRNWRSLPRFKPVPGQRFLLSFAAPVTGQLTTRPVEDLSVGGLSFSFDASSEIIPAGSRIDASLLLPDGHSTDCQLEVRSIQALATDGREGSTPRPFRAGARLSGLTQDVRDIILQAFMAARCQYISEGADVPFDKLWHLMEEARYRFHPDYPFSAGPPPAVLGETHHKVYSTGDLGRSLVYSSDKGLQGQIAALRIHSRTWLVQHLAVRPGVRRNEQVSYELSNLAVELGEVQQDIEFVRYSWRKDNRWPSRRIGWLARALETPGLSFLRHFAYMRMPLAVEPPTLGRALPRVRDGVRTDFVWIELHLRDRGHLVRVLSEDLLTDEVDLRALRERYKAHGLHRNRRVFVVDGEFGPLAVALCEESTPGLNLLEKTNAFWLLVPRRDHPRARDAVLALVQRCVEHARERGRPSAIGLVDEEDIELLTEAGFENLGRFSEWIFHRSMIRRVCELWRSVFERLSGAPAPDWSGEESGE; from the coding sequence ATGAGTGTCCCGATTCGAGACGTGCTGGTGGTCCACCCCAATGCGGGCAGGCGGGCGGCGCTCGCCTCGGCGCTCCCCTGGCACCGGGTGGTCACGGTGGAGTCGAAGTTGGAGGCGGCCGACCAGATGGCGAACGCGGCCCCCTCGCTCATCATCGCCCCTCCGGATGACGCGCGGTTGTTCCTGCGCCAGGTGGCCCACGCGGCCCCCAATGCCCTGCGCGTCTTCGTCTGCTCCAAGTCGGACCCGGTGGGACTGGCGGAGTTGATGCGCAGCGCCGCCGAGGGCCATGTCTTCAGCGTCCTGGACGAGGGGCTGTCGGGGCCGGAGCTGGGCCGGACGCTCTCGCACCTGCTGCAGCACTACGGCTCGGCCAACCTCGCCCTTCCTTCCGCCTCCTACACCGTGCACTTCCTCATGGATGAGCGGCCGTTCGTGGCGCGGTGTCTGCAGATCGGCAACTTCGGCGCGAGCCTGTTGCTGTCCGGCGACCACACCCCCTCCGCGTTTCCCCCCAACGCGGCGCTCGAGGTGCTGCGCATCGAGCGCGCGGGGCACCTGGTCTTCCAGACGCCGTGGGCGCACGTGCAGCGGGCGCAGCAGATCCAGGATCCCTTCGGCTCCCAGTTACAGCTGGACCTGTCCTGGGCGACGGCCACGTACCCACCGCCCCCCGTGCCCGGCGTCACCATGGAGGAGCCGGCCGAGGTGGCGGCCACGCTGCGCAAGGCCCTGCGGCGCGAGGCCGTCATGTGGTTGCAGCGCGCCAACGACTCCTCGCTCCAGCTCTGCCTGGAGTCGCCCTCCATGAAGGCGGTGGAGGGTGGGGGCGTGCTCGAGGGCCAGTCCTCCGGACTGCTGGAGGCCCTGATCGGCGACGAGCTGGATCTGTTCTTCGAGATGGGGGGACAGAGCTACTCGGGGGTGTGCGTCCTGCTGGCGCGCTCGGCGGACGGGGTGATGGCGGTGGGCATGCCGCGCTCGCTCGTCATCCGCAACTGGCGCAGCCTGCCGCGCTTCAAGCCCGTGCCCGGCCAGCGCTTCCTGCTCTCCTTCGCGGCCCCCGTCACCGGCCAGCTCACCACCCGCCCCGTGGAGGACCTGAGCGTGGGCGGGCTGTCCTTCTCCTTCGATGCCTCCAGCGAGATCATCCCCGCGGGCTCGAGGATCGACGCCTCCCTGTTGCTGCCCGATGGGCACTCCACCGACTGCCAGCTCGAGGTGCGCTCCATCCAGGCCCTGGCCACGGATGGCCGCGAGGGCTCGACCCCGCGGCCCTTTCGCGCCGGGGCGCGCCTGTCCGGGCTGACCCAGGACGTCCGCGACATCATCCTCCAGGCCTTCATGGCCGCGCGCTGCCAGTACATCTCCGAGGGCGCGGACGTCCCCTTCGACAAGCTGTGGCACCTCATGGAGGAGGCCCGCTACCGCTTCCACCCGGACTACCCCTTCAGCGCCGGGCCCCCTCCCGCCGTGCTCGGAGAGACCCACCACAAGGTGTACTCCACGGGGGACCTGGGCCGCAGCCTCGTCTACTCCAGCGACAAGGGCCTGCAGGGGCAGATCGCCGCCCTGCGCATCCACTCGCGCACCTGGCTCGTGCAGCACCTGGCCGTGCGGCCCGGGGTGCGGCGCAACGAACAGGTCTCCTACGAGCTGAGCAACCTCGCCGTGGAGCTGGGCGAGGTGCAGCAGGACATCGAGTTCGTCCGCTACTCCTGGCGCAAGGACAACCGCTGGCCGAGCCGCCGCATCGGCTGGCTCGCGCGAGCCCTGGAGACCCCGGGCCTGAGCTTCCTGCGCCACTTCGCCTACATGCGCATGCCGCTCGCCGTGGAGCCGCCCACGCTCGGCCGGGCGCTGCCCCGGGTGCGCGACGGGGTGCGCACCGACTTCGTGTGGATCGAGCTGCACCTGCGCGATCGCGGACACCTGGTGCGCGTGCTGAGCGAGGATCTGCTCACGGACGAGGTGGATCTGCGCGCGCTGCGCGAGCGCTACAAGGCGCACGGCCTGCACCGCAACCGCCGCGTCTTCGTCGTGGATGGGGAATTCGGTCCCCTGGCCGTGGCCCTGTGCGAGGAGAGCACCCCGGGACTCAACCTCCTGGAGAAGACCAACGCCTTCTGGCTGCTGGTGCCCCGCCGCGACCACCCCCGGGCGCGCGATGCCGTCCTGGCGCTCGTGCAGCGCTGCGTGGAACATGCCCGCGAGCGTGGCCGGCCCTCCGCCATCGGGCTGGTGGACGAGGAGGACATCGAGCTCCTCACCGAGGCGGGCTTCGAGAACCTGGGGCGTTTTTCCGAGTGGATCTTCCACCGGTCCATGATCCGCCGGGTGTGCGAGCTGTGGCGCTCCGTGTTCGAGCGCTTGAGTGGAGCTCCCGCCCCCGACTGGTCGGGAGAGGAGTCCGGCGAGTGA
- the nadA gene encoding quinolinate synthase NadA, producing the protein MGADVDLEREIQELKRRHNAVILAHYYQESEIQDVADFVGDSLALAQAAAKTQADVIVFCGVHFMAETAKILNPTRRVLLPDLKAGCSLSDRCPPAAFRAFKEKHPEHFVVSYVNSSAAVKAMSDVICTSSNAVKIVNQVPRDRQILFAPDQHLGRYVMKQTGRDMVLWPGSCIVHEIFSEKRLVQLKVQHPDAEVVAHPECEEAVLRHADFIGSTKGLLDYVLKSPKREFIVVTEAGILHQMKRGAPDKLFIPAPPDNDCSCNECPYMRLNTLEKLYQCMRDGTPELTLPAELQAAALTPLRRMLEWSL; encoded by the coding sequence ATGGGCGCCGACGTGGACCTCGAGCGGGAAATCCAGGAACTGAAGCGACGGCACAACGCCGTCATCCTCGCGCACTACTATCAGGAGAGCGAAATCCAGGACGTGGCCGACTTCGTCGGGGACAGCCTGGCGCTCGCCCAGGCCGCGGCCAAGACGCAGGCGGACGTCATCGTCTTCTGCGGTGTGCACTTCATGGCGGAGACGGCGAAGATTCTCAACCCGACACGTCGGGTGCTCCTGCCCGACCTCAAGGCGGGCTGTTCGCTGTCGGACCGCTGCCCGCCGGCGGCCTTCCGGGCCTTCAAGGAGAAGCACCCGGAGCACTTCGTGGTGAGCTACGTGAACAGCTCCGCCGCGGTCAAGGCGATGAGCGACGTCATCTGTACGTCCTCCAACGCCGTGAAGATCGTCAACCAGGTGCCGCGCGACCGGCAGATCCTCTTCGCGCCGGATCAACACCTGGGCCGCTACGTCATGAAACAGACCGGTCGCGACATGGTGCTCTGGCCGGGCAGCTGCATCGTCCACGAAATCTTCAGCGAGAAGCGCCTGGTGCAGCTCAAGGTCCAGCACCCGGACGCCGAGGTGGTGGCCCACCCGGAATGCGAGGAGGCCGTGCTGCGGCACGCCGACTTCATCGGCTCCACCAAGGGGCTGCTGGACTACGTCCTCAAGAGCCCCAAGCGCGAGTTCATCGTCGTGACCGAGGCCGGCATCCTCCACCAGATGAAGCGCGGTGCCCCGGACAAGCTCTTCATCCCCGCCCCACCGGACAATGATTGTTCCTGCAATGAATGTCCCTACATGCGGCTCAACACGCTGGAGAAGCTCTACCAGTGCATGCGCGATGGGACGCCGGAGCTGACACTGCCCGCGGAGCTACAAGCCGCCGCGCTCACGCCCCTGCGGCGGATGCTGGAATGGTCACTGTGA
- a CDS encoding ATP-binding protein: protein MNESEVVRGDRAHPDNAPEVSVRTTSTLLLYFERRYGAARLADVFRRHPFSLSLDYLRTATNFISLPFLEKLADVLVAESGDAQFMRKAGLFMAGPETLGFAYYMVRAFGSLEICFRKTVELSSSFNRVGQFEIEELARERLVLSYRSSTRERHRHICELRMGQFASFPTIWGLPPAEVTESQCHVLGADACRYHLRWTDPLPMWGRYIGLLLGSVSGVGASILGLGHPAFSVTALSLAGVSLGSWLDLRREMRRKDEALNEQTHGMMGSLEELQQRYDEMFRINVALEDRVAARTRELTESNARLEAALAKQKELDRLKSEFFDNVSHELRTPLTLILLTLDSLLQRGPEVFAPPVRQHLETMNRSASRLLRLINNLLDLTKLEAGKTKLRHEPLEIENFLSSLLVPFEVLADKKGVALELEGHAPTPVQVDVARLESVFQNLISNALKFTLQGRVTVRLHEDDTWVHVEVIDTGVGIAAQDLAVIFDRFAQADSSGTRRFGGTGIGLALVKETLELHKGGIDVSSELGKGSNFHVRLRKGPAPVRETEPEPPIEPVLLRPLGRSLDAASLLEPEGTPVVTAVEALPVLPPEVEAGPDAPRVLLVEDEPEIRAFLRQVLKPYYRLLEASNGEEGLSLAQKERPDLIVSDVMMPVMSGLQMLAALRASPETVDTPLILLTARQEVEAKVEGLTMGANDYLAKPFSPREMLARIEAQLRLRDAAVRAAENERLAATGLLTSGFAHEVRNPLNGLMNALLPLRESLTSGTPDIGMAVAMLELIEECGQRIRHLAEGLLSFVRTGTKAMAVDLGASLDASVQALSWRLSPDLKVERDYQCAEPVWSDPGSLNQVWVNLLDNAVRAVAKEGGCVRVATSREGSDAVVSIIDNGVGIKPENLDRVFQPFFSTRDAGEGTGLGLALCQRIVLQQGGRIRIFSEYGKGTRVEVRLPLEADPDRLLPPLLSDGRVRQHHWNT, encoded by the coding sequence TTGAACGAGAGTGAAGTGGTGCGCGGGGACAGGGCTCATCCGGACAACGCTCCGGAGGTGAGCGTACGGACCACGTCCACGCTGTTGCTCTATTTCGAGCGGCGCTATGGCGCCGCCCGGCTCGCCGATGTCTTCCGTCGACATCCGTTCAGCTTGTCGCTGGACTACCTGCGCACGGCCACCAACTTCATCTCGCTGCCGTTCCTCGAGAAGTTGGCCGACGTGCTGGTGGCGGAGTCGGGTGACGCGCAGTTCATGCGCAAGGCGGGCCTGTTCATGGCCGGCCCCGAGACGCTCGGGTTCGCCTACTACATGGTCCGCGCCTTCGGCTCGCTGGAGATCTGCTTCCGCAAGACGGTGGAGCTCAGCTCGAGCTTCAACCGGGTGGGGCAGTTCGAGATCGAGGAGCTGGCGCGCGAGCGGCTGGTGCTCAGCTACCGCAGCAGCACGCGCGAGCGGCACCGGCACATCTGCGAGCTGCGCATGGGCCAGTTCGCCTCCTTCCCCACCATCTGGGGCCTGCCGCCCGCGGAGGTCACCGAGAGCCAGTGCCATGTGCTGGGCGCGGACGCGTGCCGCTACCACCTGCGCTGGACGGATCCGCTGCCCATGTGGGGCCGCTACATCGGCCTGCTGCTCGGCTCGGTGAGTGGGGTGGGCGCGAGCATCCTCGGGCTGGGGCATCCGGCCTTCTCCGTGACGGCGCTGTCGCTGGCGGGCGTGTCGTTGGGAAGCTGGTTGGACCTGCGGCGGGAGATGCGCCGCAAGGATGAGGCGCTCAACGAGCAGACCCACGGCATGATGGGGTCGCTCGAGGAGCTGCAGCAGCGCTACGACGAGATGTTCCGCATCAACGTCGCCCTCGAGGACCGGGTGGCTGCGCGCACGCGCGAGCTGACCGAGTCCAACGCGCGGCTGGAGGCGGCGCTCGCCAAGCAGAAGGAGCTGGACCGGCTCAAGAGCGAGTTCTTCGACAACGTGAGCCATGAGCTGAGGACTCCCCTCACGCTCATCCTCCTCACGCTCGACTCCCTGCTGCAGCGCGGCCCCGAGGTGTTCGCGCCGCCCGTGCGCCAGCACCTGGAGACGATGAACCGCAGCGCCTCGCGCCTGTTGCGGCTCATCAACAACCTGTTGGATCTGACCAAGCTGGAGGCGGGCAAGACGAAGCTGCGCCACGAGCCGCTGGAGATCGAGAACTTCCTGTCCTCGCTGCTGGTGCCCTTCGAGGTGCTGGCGGACAAGAAGGGCGTGGCGCTGGAGCTGGAGGGCCACGCGCCCACGCCGGTGCAGGTGGACGTGGCTCGCCTGGAGAGCGTCTTCCAGAACCTCATCTCCAACGCCCTCAAGTTCACCCTGCAGGGCCGGGTGACGGTGCGCCTGCACGAGGACGACACGTGGGTGCACGTGGAGGTCATCGACACGGGCGTGGGCATCGCCGCGCAGGACCTGGCGGTCATCTTCGATCGCTTCGCCCAGGCGGACTCCTCGGGCACGCGGCGCTTTGGCGGCACGGGCATCGGGCTGGCGCTGGTGAAGGAGACGCTGGAGCTGCACAAGGGCGGCATCGACGTGTCGAGCGAGCTGGGCAAGGGGTCCAACTTCCACGTGCGGCTGCGCAAGGGCCCGGCGCCCGTGCGCGAGACCGAGCCCGAGCCGCCCATCGAGCCGGTGCTCCTGCGTCCCCTGGGCCGCTCGCTGGACGCGGCCTCCCTGCTCGAGCCCGAGGGCACCCCCGTGGTGACGGCCGTGGAGGCCCTGCCCGTGCTCCCGCCGGAGGTCGAGGCCGGCCCGGACGCGCCGCGCGTGCTGCTGGTGGAGGACGAGCCGGAGATCCGCGCCTTCCTGCGCCAGGTGCTCAAGCCCTACTACCGGCTGCTGGAGGCGAGCAACGGCGAGGAGGGCCTGAGCCTGGCCCAGAAGGAGCGGCCGGATCTCATCGTCTCGGACGTGATGATGCCGGTGATGTCGGGCCTGCAGATGCTGGCGGCCCTGCGCGCCTCGCCGGAGACGGTGGACACGCCCCTCATCCTGCTCACCGCGCGCCAGGAGGTGGAGGCCAAGGTCGAGGGCCTCACCATGGGCGCCAACGACTACCTGGCCAAGCCCTTCTCGCCCCGGGAGATGCTCGCGCGCATCGAGGCGCAGCTGCGCCTGCGCGACGCGGCGGTGCGCGCGGCGGAGAACGAGCGCCTGGCGGCCACGGGCCTGCTCACCTCGGGCTTCGCCCACGAGGTGCGCAACCCCCTCAACGGCCTGATGAACGCGCTGCTGCCCCTGCGCGAGAGCCTCACCAGCGGCACGCCGGACATCGGCATGGCCGTGGCCATGTTGGAGCTCATCGAGGAGTGCGGCCAGCGCATCCGCCACCTCGCCGAGGGGCTGCTGTCCTTCGTGCGCACCGGCACCAAGGCCATGGCGGTGGACCTGGGCGCCTCGCTGGACGCCAGCGTGCAGGCGCTCTCCTGGCGGCTGTCGCCGGATCTCAAGGTGGAGCGCGACTACCAGTGCGCCGAGCCGGTGTGGAGCGATCCGGGCTCGCTCAACCAGGTGTGGGTGAACCTGCTGGACAACGCGGTGCGCGCCGTGGCCAAGGAAGGCGGCTGCGTGCGGGTGGCCACCTCGCGCGAGGGCAGTGACGCCGTGGTGTCCATCATCGACAACGGGGTGGGCATCAAGCCGGAGAACCTGGATCGCGTCTTCCAGCCCTTCTTCTCCACCCGCGACGCGGGCGAGGGCACGGGCCTGGGCCTGGCGCTCTGCCAGCGCATCGTCCTGCAGCAGGGCGGGCGCATCCGCATCTTCAGCGAGTACGGCAAGGGCACGCGCGTGGAGGTGCGGCTGCCGCTGGAAGCCGATCCGGATCGGCTCCTGCCGCCGTTGCTGTCCGATGGCCGGGTGCGTCAGCACCACTGGAACACGTAG
- a CDS encoding class I SAM-dependent methyltransferase: protein MSYILESNDETRRLLVQERTGNAREALLLSGLRQGDRVLDAGCGPGGITEIIAELVGPSGQVTGIDLSEERLARARQLNQHHAHLRFLAADVCRTGLPDHAFDYTWSQFVLQHVPERWQALGELIRVTRPGGKVVISEFDGFGLGNWPFPEDLREWCLRFTDALMRVAQLDIHVGRKVFHEMRRQGLTQVRVHVLPQFVIAGAADASHQKDWETRFSSMEPALAPLLGGLEDFRRMSQRYLELLADPDALKYSILLVTEGTRP from the coding sequence GTGAGCTACATCCTGGAGTCCAATGACGAGACGCGTCGGCTGCTCGTGCAGGAGCGCACGGGCAACGCGCGCGAGGCGCTGCTGCTGTCGGGGCTCCGGCAGGGAGATCGCGTGCTCGACGCGGGCTGCGGCCCGGGGGGCATCACGGAGATCATCGCCGAGCTGGTGGGGCCCTCGGGCCAGGTCACCGGCATCGACCTGAGCGAGGAGCGGCTGGCGCGGGCGCGGCAGCTCAACCAGCACCACGCGCACCTGCGCTTCCTGGCGGCGGACGTGTGCCGCACCGGCCTGCCGGACCACGCGTTCGACTACACGTGGAGCCAGTTCGTGCTGCAGCACGTGCCCGAGCGCTGGCAGGCCCTCGGGGAGCTCATCCGGGTGACGCGCCCGGGGGGCAAGGTGGTCATCTCCGAGTTCGATGGCTTCGGCCTGGGCAACTGGCCCTTTCCCGAGGACCTGCGGGAGTGGTGCCTGCGCTTCACCGACGCGCTCATGCGCGTGGCCCAGCTCGACATCCACGTGGGCCGCAAGGTCTTCCACGAGATGCGCCGCCAGGGGCTCACCCAGGTGCGCGTCCACGTCTTGCCGCAGTTCGTCATCGCCGGCGCGGCCGACGCCTCCCACCAAAAGGATTGGGAAACCCGGTTTTCCTCGATGGAACCGGCGTTGGCTCCCCTGCTTGGCGGTCTGGAGGACTTCCGGAGGATGAGCCAGCGCTACCTGGAGTTACTGGCGGACCCCGACGCATTAAAGTACTCGATCCTATTGGTCACAGAAGGAACGAGGCCTTGA
- a CDS encoding POT family MFS transporter, translated as MARTPSAPSSDRFPPQIPYIIGNEACERFSFYGMRNILTVFLIDYLLRNAVPDEGARSAQAKSLMHLFMAGVYFCPLLGGYLADRWFGKYKVILWLSLVYCLGHACLAIFENNATGFYTGLVLISLGSGGIKPCVSAMVGDQFTADNKHLVKKVFAIFYWTINFGSFFASLTIPLTLKHLGPAVAFGIPGVLMFVATLIFWGGRKHYVVVPPTGPNPHSFLKVVGSALRHRGQGAHWLDGATREHPAEAVEGAKAVLRISGLLLPTIPFFWMLFDQKASTWVIQARAMDPHVGPITFQPSQMQFINPALVMILIPLLVGVVYPAFQKAGWELTPLRRMPLGLAVGAFSYAIAGYFQVVMERGTVLNISWQLLPYIVLTLSEILVSTTGLEFAYTQAPREMKGIIQSLWLLTTTLANVAVAIASALNVFSGAGQFFFYGGLALLASGAMAFMARHYQVRDYYQQDVGGSVPDRAQPPPSLVDGSKAL; from the coding sequence ATGGCCCGCACGCCCAGCGCTCCATCCTCGGACCGATTCCCGCCACAGATTCCCTACATCATCGGCAACGAGGCCTGTGAGCGCTTCAGCTTCTACGGGATGCGGAACATCCTCACGGTGTTCCTCATCGACTACCTGCTGCGCAACGCCGTGCCCGACGAGGGCGCGCGCTCGGCTCAAGCCAAGAGCCTGATGCACCTGTTCATGGCGGGCGTGTACTTCTGCCCGCTGCTGGGCGGCTACCTCGCGGATCGCTGGTTCGGCAAGTACAAGGTCATCCTCTGGCTGAGCCTCGTGTACTGCCTGGGCCACGCGTGCCTGGCGATCTTCGAGAACAACGCCACGGGCTTCTATACGGGCCTGGTGCTCATCTCCCTGGGCAGCGGCGGCATCAAGCCGTGCGTGAGCGCCATGGTGGGAGATCAGTTCACCGCGGACAACAAGCACCTGGTGAAGAAGGTCTTCGCCATCTTCTACTGGACCATCAACTTCGGCTCCTTCTTCGCCTCGCTGACCATCCCCCTGACGCTCAAGCACCTGGGGCCCGCGGTGGCGTTCGGCATCCCGGGCGTGTTGATGTTCGTGGCCACGCTCATCTTCTGGGGCGGCCGCAAGCACTACGTGGTGGTGCCCCCCACCGGGCCCAACCCCCACTCCTTCCTCAAGGTCGTCGGCTCCGCGCTGCGCCACCGGGGCCAGGGCGCCCATTGGCTCGATGGCGCCACGCGCGAACACCCCGCCGAGGCCGTGGAGGGCGCCAAGGCCGTGCTGCGCATCAGCGGACTGCTGCTGCCCACCATCCCCTTCTTCTGGATGCTCTTCGATCAGAAGGCGTCCACCTGGGTCATCCAGGCGCGCGCCATGGATCCCCACGTGGGCCCCATCACCTTCCAGCCCAGCCAGATGCAGTTCATCAACCCCGCCCTGGTGATGATCCTCATCCCCCTGCTGGTGGGCGTCGTGTACCCCGCCTTCCAGAAGGCGGGCTGGGAGCTCACCCCCTTGCGCCGCATGCCGCTCGGGCTCGCGGTGGGGGCGTTCTCCTACGCCATCGCGGGCTACTTCCAGGTGGTGATGGAGCGGGGCACCGTGCTCAACATCTCCTGGCAGCTCCTGCCCTACATCGTCCTCACGCTGTCGGAGATCCTCGTGTCCACCACGGGCCTCGAGTTCGCCTACACCCAGGCGCCGCGCGAGATGAAGGGCATCATCCAGAGCCTGTGGCTGCTCACCACCACGCTGGCCAACGTGGCGGTGGCCATCGCCTCCGCGCTCAACGTCTTCAGCGGCGCGGGCCAGTTCTTCTTCTATGGAGGGCTCGCGCTCCTGGCCTCCGGGGCCATGGCCTTCATGGCCCGCCACTACCAGGTGCGCGACTACTACCAGCAGGACGTGGGGGGCAGCGTGCCGGATCGCGCGCAGCCCCCTCCCTCCCTCGTGGACGGCTCGAAGGCGCTGTAG
- a CDS encoding metallothionein produces MMRIALVVVWGGVMFAAGEAGACEAHAAKARATAPVSPDSRREDAAPDTAAGKKDGEGEPHAAKCQCSSAADCTCKKGSCECSRCKPRRQAVPAEAEAAAMREARRDAGAGAGV; encoded by the coding sequence ATGATGCGCATCGCGTTGGTGGTGGTGTGGGGGGGAGTGATGTTCGCGGCGGGTGAGGCGGGGGCGTGCGAGGCACACGCCGCCAAGGCCCGAGCCACGGCGCCCGTGAGTCCGGATTCACGGCGGGAGGACGCCGCTCCGGACACGGCCGCCGGGAAGAAGGACGGCGAAGGCGAGCCACACGCCGCGAAGTGTCAATGCAGCAGCGCGGCGGACTGCACCTGCAAGAAGGGCTCGTGCGAGTGCTCCCGGTGCAAGCCCCGCCGCCAGGCGGTCCCCGCGGAGGCCGAGGCGGCCGCGATGCGCGAGGCGCGCCGGGACGCCGGGGCGGGAGCCGGGGTCTGA
- a CDS encoding peptide MFS transporter → MAHSPAPTTGRGHPKGLYLLFTTEMWERMSYYGMRALLVLYMVGATSKGGFGWSQAKALEIFGLYTGLVYATPVLGGFLADRYLGQRLSVTLGGILMMCGQFVLAMPGNNEALFYSGLGLLVVGNGFFKPNISTMVGGLYAPGDSRRDGAFTIFYIGINVGAFLASAVCGTLGEKYGWPWGFGSAGVGMGLGVLVFLLLGNRFLGDVGKSPSKVVRQEGKPAAPAAALTRAEVDRIVVILVLALFVVFFWTAFEQAGGLMNLYTDAKVDRHLFGWEVPTTWFQAINPIFIIGLGPIFAEAWTNLGRRGRDPSIPAKMALGLLLVSFGFVFMLGASRQSGAEGKAAMFWVVAAYFFHTAGELCLSPVGLSMVTKLAPARFASALMGVWFIANAVANYLAGLIGGYAEKLGEFDLFLAITAFTAVAGVVLLVVSPVLKRMMHGADEIRPTAPAGSAQGGAHSAPAA, encoded by the coding sequence ATGGCACACAGTCCGGCCCCCACCACCGGCCGAGGTCACCCCAAGGGCCTCTACCTGCTGTTCACCACCGAGATGTGGGAGCGCATGAGCTATTACGGCATGCGCGCCCTGCTGGTGCTCTACATGGTGGGCGCCACCAGCAAGGGCGGCTTCGGCTGGAGTCAGGCCAAGGCGCTGGAGATCTTCGGCCTGTACACTGGCCTGGTGTACGCCACGCCGGTGCTCGGCGGCTTCCTCGCGGACCGCTACCTGGGCCAGCGGCTGTCGGTGACGCTCGGTGGCATCCTGATGATGTGCGGCCAGTTCGTCCTGGCGATGCCCGGCAACAACGAGGCCCTCTTCTACTCGGGCCTGGGCCTGCTGGTGGTGGGCAACGGCTTCTTCAAGCCCAACATCTCCACCATGGTGGGCGGCCTGTACGCGCCGGGTGACTCGCGCCGGGATGGCGCCTTCACCATCTTCTACATCGGCATCAACGTGGGCGCGTTCCTGGCCTCGGCGGTGTGCGGCACGCTGGGCGAGAAGTACGGCTGGCCCTGGGGCTTCGGCTCGGCGGGTGTGGGCATGGGGCTCGGCGTGCTCGTCTTCCTGCTGCTGGGCAACCGCTTCCTGGGTGACGTGGGCAAGAGCCCCTCCAAGGTGGTGCGCCAGGAGGGCAAGCCCGCGGCGCCCGCGGCGGCCCTCACGCGCGCCGAGGTGGATCGCATCGTGGTCATCCTCGTGCTCGCGCTCTTCGTCGTCTTCTTCTGGACGGCGTTCGAGCAGGCCGGCGGCCTGATGAACCTCTACACGGACGCCAAGGTGGACCGGCACCTGTTCGGCTGGGAGGTGCCCACCACCTGGTTCCAGGCCATCAACCCCATCTTCATCATCGGGCTCGGTCCGATCTTCGCCGAGGCGTGGACGAACCTGGGCCGGCGCGGCAGGGATCCCTCCATCCCCGCGAAGATGGCCCTGGGCCTGCTGCTGGTGTCCTTCGGCTTCGTCTTCATGCTCGGGGCCTCCCGGCAGAGCGGGGCCGAGGGCAAGGCGGCGATGTTCTGGGTGGTGGCGGCCTACTTCTTCCACACCGCGGGCGAGCTGTGCCTGTCCCCGGTGGGGCTCTCCATGGTGACGAAGCTGGCGCCCGCCCGCTTCGCCTCGGCGCTCATGGGCGTGTGGTTCATCGCCAACGCGGTGGCCAACTACCTGGCGGGGCTCATCGGCGGCTACGCGGAGAAGCTGGGCGAGTTCGATCTCTTCCTGGCCATCACCGCCTTCACCGCCGTGGCCGGCGTGGTGCTGCTCGTCGTGTCGCCCGTGCTCAAGCGGATGATGCACGGCGCGGACGAGATCCGCCCGACCGCGCCGGCGGGCTCGGCGCAGGGGGGCGCGCACTCCGCCCCCGCGGCCTGA